CTGGGTTGAGGATTCCGCAGGAAAAGTCCTCAACTCCCAACCGATATCCATCGGCGATAACGGCAAGTCTCAGACCATCATGTTCGCAATCGAATGAAGCGGCTAGTTCGGCATCTAACCGGCAGCTGGGAGCGCCTCGCCCAAGTGGCAACAGTTATATCCACTGCCTTGAGTAAATTTATTTTTCCCATACCGTTGCTGTACATGAACGAAGATCAGTGGTCCAACTTTTCGAGATTTCTTGTCGCGATGATTGTCGGCTTGTGGTTTGGACCACTATCGATATGGAAGGCACATAGGTTTTTTTTGAAATGGTGTATCGGTGCCGCGACCTGCGCTCTACTGACGCTAGGATTGTTTATTTTTTATGCTTACCTTCAGACTCAATGGACGGTTCCCTATTCAGGCAATAGGGTAGTAATAGGACAAACACTAACTTCGACGGCCGAAGAATATAGTCGGTCGATAAAGGTAAAAAGAGGACATGCCCCAATGGCACTGCTTTAAGCAAAAACACCGCGTCATTCCCGCGAAAGCGGGGATCCATGCCGGGCTAAACAACGTCGGATATGCCGTATGGATTCCCGCCGGCGCGGGAATGACAGCTGTTTCTTGGTACGCACGGCTTGTTTGTACCTCATTTTCTTGCAGCACCCCGAATGGCCGCTCCTGGCCGGTTACAGTCGATGGAGATGTTGCGATTTCAAATTGATCTGACACCGTCTGTCAGATTGAGTCTGACCTAATACAACAAATCGAATCATAGGTCCGCCACCGACAGCATCCCAACAACTACCGCCATAAACCGTAGTGTTACATCGCCGCCAAAAATGAGCGTCCAGCCAAAACACCTTCGGCTTCAGCTTGGCGAACCAACGTCTCAAGCAATAAGCGTCCGGGAAAGATCGAGGCCGAAGCGGATTAAATGATTTCGTTCTACGCGAGGAACGTGTAGGTCAACCCGCCCACCCCGCAGGCAAGAACGACCGGAATGATCCCAATCTTGAAACGCCACAACGCCACAAACGCCGCGATCCCGATCAACACGGAGAACCACTCGAACGTGCCGTGAAGGCCTTGTGGCCACAGCACGTGGTAGGCGAAGAACATCGCGAGGTTCAGAATCACAACGTCGCCGTTACAAATTCTAGAACGGTTTCGGGCATCGCCGGTCCACATGGCGCTGGTCGTGAGCCAGGGCGAAGTACGCGGGTTGGTAACGCTGCATGACGTGCTCGAGGCCATGGTGGGAGAACTTCCGGTCGAGGGCGAAACGATTGAGAAGAGCGTCGTGCAACGGGACGACGGTTCGTTTTTGATTGATGGCATGCTCTCGATCGCCGAGCTCAAGGAGTTGTTGGCGCTCGCGCAGATGCCGGAGGCAGCCGCGGACTACGAGACCGTAGCGGGCTTCGTGTTGGCGCATCTCGATCGCGTGCCGCAGATCGGTGATCATTTCGAATGGGGCAGTTGGCGGTTTGATATCGTCGATATGGATGGGACCCGCGTTGATCGAGTGTTGGCGACACCGCAAAAAGATCCATCGGAAGACAACACTGGCTGAACGGGATGCCATCATGGGACGAATGCTAACGGTGCATAGATGACGAAGATTCCTCTTCATGCCGGCGTTGTTAGCGCCATGCTGGCCGCGGCGCTGTTTGGCGCGAGCGTTCCACTCGCCAAGCTGTTGGGCGGCACGGTCGTGTCGCCGCTGGTGCTCGCCGGTTTGCTCTATCTCGCTTCGGGGTTGGGATTACTTGCCTGGTGGCTGTTAAACCGCGCGCGCGTTAACCGCAGCGCGCACGATGCGGCGCTCACGCGCCGCGATCTTCCCTGGCTTGCAGGCGCGATACTCTCGGGTGGCGTCGTCGGCCCGGTATTGCTCATGATGGGTTTGATGCAAGCGACGGCGGCCAGCGCGTCGCTGCTGCTCAATCTCGAAGGTGTTCTTACCGCGTTGCTCGCGTGGTTCGTGTTTAAGGAAAACTTCGATCGCCGCATTGCGCTAGGCATGGCGTTGATCGTTGCCGGTGGTGTGGTGTTGTCGTGGCCGAGCGGTGCGCGCTGGGAGACGTCACTCGGGACGTTGTTCATAGTCGGCGCCTGTCTTTGTTGGGCCATCGATAACAACCTGACGCGCAAGATCGCCGCCGGTGATCCGGTGCAGATTGCCGGGCTGAAGGGGTTGGTGGCGGGACTGACAAACACAGGTATCGCGATCAGCTTTGGTGCCACGTTGCCCAACGTCAACACGGTGCTCGCGGTCGGTGTTGTTGGCATGCTCGGTTACGGCATGAGCCTGGTTTTATTCGTGCTCGCCTTGCGTCATCTCGGCAGTGCTCGCACGGGCGCGTATTTTTCGGTCGCGCCGTTCTTCGGCGCTGCGTTATCGTTGCTGTTGCTGCACGAGACGCCGGGACCATTGTTCTGGATCGCGGCAGCGTTCATGGGCGCTGGCGTGTGGCTGCATCTGACGGAGCGTCATGAGCACGTGCATCAGCACGAAGCGCAATCACACGCCCATCGTCACGTGCACGATGAACATCATCAACATCACCACGACTTCCCTTGGAATAGCTCAGAGCCGCACGTCCACTTACACCGGCATGATCCGATCGTGCACAAGCATCCGCACTATCCCGATATTCATCACCGTCATCGGCACCGGCATTGACGCAGCAAGTAGTCGATAGCGTATGAGCTGGGCGCTGTTCTTCTCGGCGTTGCTCTCGGCTACGCTCTTGCCCGGAAGTTCCGAAGCATTGCTGCTGTATCGACTGAGCGTCGGCGACAACGTATGGCCTGCCGTGTTGACGGCGACGGCGGGCAACGTACTCGGCAGTCTCATTACCTACGGCATGGGGCGGCTCGGCAACGAGGCGCTGCATCGTAAATGGCTTCGCATGTCACCGACGGCGCTCGCACGCGGCGAGCGCTGGTTCCAGCGGTACGGTCGACTCGCGTTGCTGTTCGCTTGGCTGCCCATTGTCGGTGACCCGCTTTGCCTTGTCGCCGGCTTATCGCGGAGCTCTCCTGGATGGTTCGTTACTCTGGTGACAATCGGCAAGCTTGGGCGCTACCTGCTTATCGCTTGGGTGTTTTAGAACGCTTTGTAGATCGGCGACTCACACAAATGATCCGCCGATCGAAATGACTCTCAGCGATAGCGGTCTATTCGCTATTCGTTAGCGTCGCCCGTCATGGCGGCGTCCTTCCACACCAGGTCGCTTGAAATCCATAAGCTCACAAAGTTCTTTAGAGTAGCGTTAGCACTCTTGATTGTAGAGTGCTAACAATAGGCGTAGTGTGATAGCGCCAAATTATGGGAGGGAGCGCTGTGAAATTTCACGGCCTTTTCATAGGGATAGACCGCTATTCTTCACCTTTTATTAACTGGCTATCATGTGCCAGACGGGATGCCATAGCGCTCCATGCGCTGTTCTCGGATAACTTCGGTGGTAATACGCGCCTGTTGCTCGATGAGCACGCTACCCGCGAGGAGATCGAAGCGGCATTCGAGGGCCTGTCACAATGCAGCCCCAATGACATCGTCGTCATCGCCTTTTCTGGGCACGGCAGCAGCACCCACGAACTAGTCACTTACGACGCCGACGTAGACCGACTGGCGGACACAGCGATTCCACTCGAGCAGCTCGGAGACTGGTTCGCGAAGATTCCTGCTCGCCAGGTCATCTGCCTCCTGGATTGCTGTTTTTCGGGCGGCGCTGGCGCGAAAGTCCTGTACGCGCCCATCACGCCCCGCAATCTCGCTTCCGAAACCACGTTGCTTGAACAGATTTCCGGCGATGGCCGACTGATCTTCACGGCCTCATCGGCTACTCAGGCCGCTCTTGAAAGCCACCGCTATCGTCACGGGTTGATGACGTATCACTTAATCCACGCGCTGCAGGGAATTGGTGAAGTCATCCAGGCTGGCCGCGTCTCCATCCACCGTCTCCTCGAATACGTCGTGCAGCGGGTGATCGATGACGCCCGTATGTTTGGGCGCGAACAGCAGCCAAGCCTGCGTGGAAAGATCGACGGCGAGCTGACTTGGCCGGCGTTACGCCCCGGTGATCTTTACCACACAGCATTTCCGGAGCGCCGTACCGCAATAGCGAGTGCGGACGTAAAGAGCCTTGCCGCATTTGGCTTCCCACCGGAGTTGATTGACGCCTGGGCCGGTGCGATTCCGGCGCTGAACGAACTGCAGCAGAGCGCGATCAACGAGTACGGACTACTCGAAGGGAAAAACCTCCTCGTCTCGGCACCGACGTCTTCCGGGAAGACGATGGTCGGCGAGCTAGCCGCATTGAAGGGTGCCATCGAGCGCAAGCGCGCCTTCTTCCTGCTGCCGCTCAAATCACTGGTGAACGACAAACACAAGTACTTCACCAAAGTCTACGGTCCCTTTGGTTTGCGCACGATTCGGGCAACCGGCGAGATAGCGGACGACATTCCCGAACTCATGCGCGGGCGGTTCGACATCTGCCTCATGACCTATGAAAAATTCGCGGCGCTGATTCTCGCGAATCCTCATCTCCTGGAGCAGGTTGGCACCATCGTGGTGGATGAGGTCCAGATGGTGACTGATCCTAACCGGGGCGCGAATCTTGAGTTCATCTTGACGTTCCTGCGCGTGAAGCAGCAACAGGGGGTGGAGCCCCAGATCATCGCGCTCTCTGCTGTGATTGGCGATACGAACGGCTTCGAGCGCTGGATCGGTGCACGCCTGCTGCGCCGTCATCAGCGACCGGTACCGCTTAAAGAAGGGATCATGCGCACGGACGGATCGTTTCGCTACATCGATGAGAAAGGCGATGAGAATACGACGAAGCCGCTCTTTCGTCCGCAGCAGGGGAAGGGAAGCAGTCAGGATTGGATCATTCCACTGGTGCAACGGCTGGTAGCCGAGGGTAAGCAGGTGATCGTATTTCGTGCACTGCGTGGTGAGGCGCGCGGTTGTGCGAACTACCTTGCAAAAAACCTCGGGTTGCCCCCAGTGCAAGCTGCCCTCAATGCATTACCAAGCGGCGATGTTTCCAACGCCTCCCAGACCCTGCATGACACGTTAGCCGGAGGCGTGGCTTTTCATATTTCCGACCTCGACCGTGATGAACGGTGGATTATCGAAGAGCAGTTTCGTGCGCCTAATTCGATGTTGCGTGTTATCGCCGCGACAACGACGCTCGCGATGGGCGTCAACACGCCGGCCTCGGCGGTCGTGATAGCAGGACTGGAACATCCGATCGAAGGGGGAACGACTCCTTATCTCGTTGCCGAGTACAAAAATATGGTCGGTCGCGCCGGTCGGCTGGGGTTTACCGAGGCCGGCGAATCCTACGTCATCGTGACGTCCGCCCAAGAAGAGCATCACGTCTGGGATAGATATGTGAAGGGGACGCCCGAAGATTTGCATTCGCATTTTGTTAACCTCGATACGGATCCGCGTTCGCTGATCATTCGCGTGCTCGCCGCCGCTGAATCGTGGGCCAAACAGGGTCTCTTCGAGGAAGAGATCATTGGATTCTTAAGCGAGAGCTTCGGGGCATTCGTGCAGCGACTGCGTCAGCCGAGTTGGGCGTGGAACGCGGAGATTGTCCGGCAGGCACTCCATGAAATTGCACTTCACAAACTATTACAACGTCGCGATGACGGTCGCTATGAGATTACTGAACTCGGTCGGCTCGCCGGTACCAGCGGAACGGAGGTCGAATCGATGATCCGTCTAGTCGAGGTCCTCGGATCGATGGCGCCTCAGGAGCTAGACGATCAAACGCTCGTTGCAGCGACGCAGGTGACGGTCGAGCTCGACGATGTGCTATTTCCGATGAATAAGAAGAGCAAGCACAAGGAACCACAGCAGTGGAGTGGCGAATTGCGGCGGCAAGGTGTCGCGAATAACGTGATCGCGTGGCTCGAACGGTGGACGCGCGCTGATTTTGTCAAAGTTATGCGCTGGAAGCGCGCGGTCGCGTGCTTGTGTTGGATGAGCGATCTGCCGTTGGTTGACATCGAGCGTCATCTCACCCAATTCGGCGGCGCATTCGACGGAGCCGCCGGCGCCATTCGATCTACTGCGGCACGCACGCGCGATCTGTTTCCGGTTACCGTGCGCGTCGCCCAGTTGCTGCACCCGAGTCTCGATTTACAGATGCGCGAGCAACGCCTCTTGGCGCGATTGGAAGCAGGAATTTCTGCCACGATGGTCGAGGTCGCAATGGTCCTCGGCACGGAGCTGTCGCGGGGTGACTACCAACGGCTCGAAGCCCGCGGCATGAACACCGTGGACGCGCTGGATACCGCCAAAGAGACGGATTTGCTGTTGGTTCTTGGCGGTGACCGGCAGAAAATGTCTAGCGTCAAACATGCCGTCGCTCGCTACAAGACCGAGCAGCAGAGGGCCGTGAAACCAACGGTTGCATTTCGGGGGAGAGGCGAAGATCTTGCACGTGATGGACAAACACACCGACAAGCGCTTTCGGGTGTCTACCTCCA
This genomic stretch from Gammaproteobacteria bacterium harbors:
- a CDS encoding DMT family transporter, with product MTKIPLHAGVVSAMLAAALFGASVPLAKLLGGTVVSPLVLAGLLYLASGLGLLAWWLLNRARVNRSAHDAALTRRDLPWLAGAILSGGVVGPVLLMMGLMQATAASASLLLNLEGVLTALLAWFVFKENFDRRIALGMALIVAGGVVLSWPSGARWETSLGTLFIVGACLCWAIDNNLTRKIAAGDPVQIAGLKGLVAGLTNTGIAISFGATLPNVNTVLAVGVVGMLGYGMSLVLFVLALRHLGSARTGAYFSVAPFFGAALSLLLLHETPGPLFWIAAAFMGAGVWLHLTERHEHVHQHEAQSHAHRHVHDEHHQHHHDFPWNSSEPHVHLHRHDPIVHKHPHYPDIHHRHRHRH
- a CDS encoding DedA family protein, whose protein sequence is MSWALFFSALLSATLLPGSSEALLLYRLSVGDNVWPAVLTATAGNVLGSLITYGMGRLGNEALHRKWLRMSPTALARGERWFQRYGRLALLFAWLPIVGDPLCLVAGLSRSSPGWFVTLVTIGKLGRYLLIAWVF
- a CDS encoding DEAD/DEAH box helicase: MKFHGLFIGIDRYSSPFINWLSCARRDAIALHALFSDNFGGNTRLLLDEHATREEIEAAFEGLSQCSPNDIVVIAFSGHGSSTHELVTYDADVDRLADTAIPLEQLGDWFAKIPARQVICLLDCCFSGGAGAKVLYAPITPRNLASETTLLEQISGDGRLIFTASSATQAALESHRYRHGLMTYHLIHALQGIGEVIQAGRVSIHRLLEYVVQRVIDDARMFGREQQPSLRGKIDGELTWPALRPGDLYHTAFPERRTAIASADVKSLAAFGFPPELIDAWAGAIPALNELQQSAINEYGLLEGKNLLVSAPTSSGKTMVGELAALKGAIERKRAFFLLPLKSLVNDKHKYFTKVYGPFGLRTIRATGEIADDIPELMRGRFDICLMTYEKFAALILANPHLLEQVGTIVVDEVQMVTDPNRGANLEFILTFLRVKQQQGVEPQIIALSAVIGDTNGFERWIGARLLRRHQRPVPLKEGIMRTDGSFRYIDEKGDENTTKPLFRPQQGKGSSQDWIIPLVQRLVAEGKQVIVFRALRGEARGCANYLAKNLGLPPVQAALNALPSGDVSNASQTLHDTLAGGVAFHISDLDRDERWIIEEQFRAPNSMLRVIAATTTLAMGVNTPASAVVIAGLEHPIEGGTTPYLVAEYKNMVGRAGRLGFTEAGESYVIVTSAQEEHHVWDRYVKGTPEDLHSHFVNLDTDPRSLIIRVLAAAESWAKQGLFEEEIIGFLSESFGAFVQRLRQPSWAWNAEIVRQALHEIALHKLLQRRDDGRYEITELGRLAGTSGTEVESMIRLVEVLGSMAPQELDDQTLVAATQVTVELDDVLFPMNKKSKHKEPQQWSGELRRQGVANNVIAWLERWTRADFVKVMRWKRAVACLCWMSDLPLVDIERHLTQFGGAFDGAAGAIRSTAARTRDLFPVTVRVAQLLHPSLDLQMREQRLLARLEAGISATMVEVAMVLGTELSRGDYQRLEARGMNTVDALDTAKETDLLLVLGGDRQKMSSVKHAVARYKTEQQRAVKPTVAFRGRGEDLARDGQTHRQALSGVYLQEIHDRGRRRARHVRFRVYGRACDDGTRTRGTGVESGERD